The proteins below come from a single Natranaerofaba carboxydovora genomic window:
- a CDS encoding aromatic acid exporter family protein — protein MLQEFNLGGRILKTAVAVTIAVFVAQHLVGYKEVNLAAIVALFTVQKTFYLSLMQSIGKVGSVLLGALVGTGLAVLLGNHALTFGLVTLIVILLCLKLNIQSQITITFVIAVFMIMPQADSFEVHIIIEQVSLALIGSVSALGVNYFFTPDHKQEIKEKVKLIDGELRDKLEELSEKIIHPTYEIDSNFLDELSNLRSEASEGLQLAKSFREEQRFHFSEDTLSDIYRAQFRTFKSFIDYMEEIYRLTVRMTSEVPQSIQIAKLTKVLKRMQKNAIYNRKNPYEVVDKTIKNLEREYEKMDLPTTREEFENRASLYHIFKELKRYYRRIKELPSLKRSTF, from the coding sequence TTGCTTCAGGAATTTAATTTAGGTGGACGGATATTAAAGACAGCTGTTGCCGTTACTATAGCAGTTTTTGTAGCCCAACATCTTGTGGGATACAAAGAAGTAAACTTAGCTGCTATAGTAGCGCTATTTACGGTTCAGAAAACTTTTTATCTCTCTTTGATGCAAAGCATTGGTAAGGTGGGTAGTGTCCTGCTAGGGGCACTAGTTGGGACAGGCCTAGCAGTGTTATTAGGGAACCATGCTTTGACCTTTGGTCTTGTTACACTGATAGTTATACTATTGTGTTTAAAACTTAATATTCAGTCCCAAATAACAATCACTTTTGTTATAGCTGTTTTTATGATTATGCCTCAGGCAGATAGTTTTGAAGTTCATATAATTATTGAGCAGGTATCTTTGGCTTTGATAGGTTCGGTCTCTGCATTAGGAGTAAATTATTTTTTCACCCCTGATCATAAACAAGAGATTAAAGAAAAAGTCAAGCTAATTGACGGCGAATTAAGGGACAAACTCGAGGAGTTATCCGAAAAGATAATACATCCAACATATGAGATAGACTCGAATTTTTTGGATGAACTTTCTAACCTAAGAAGTGAAGCCTCTGAAGGTTTACAGCTAGCTAAATCATTTAGAGAAGAGCAAAGATTTCATTTTTCTGAGGATACTTTGTCGGATATATATAGGGCTCAATTTAGAACATTTAAATCTTTTATTGATTACATGGAAGAGATTTATAGGCTTACGGTTAGGATGACTAGCGAAGTGCCTCAATCAATACAGATAGCAAAGCTTACAAAAGTATTAAAAAGGATGCAAAAGAACGCAATTTACAACAGAAAAAATCCATACGAAGTTGTTGATAAAACTATTAAAAACTTAGAGAGAGAATATGAGAAAATGGATCTGCCTACGACAAGGGAAGAGTTTGAAAACAGGGCGTCTCTCTATCATATCTTTAAAGAGTTAAAGAGGTATTATAGGAGAATCAAAGAGCTTCCCTCGTTAAAAAGGTCTACTTTTTAA
- a CDS encoding metal-dependent hydrolase family protein — protein MMMNILVGGKIFDGEDGLIKDNEIIITRNNKIFKIIKKKIDIEGLKKVYPHGNFIFLDDKNVIMPGLIDCHVHVGLEGLPNTYEENLVDDKLRTVKAASDMEKTLMAGYTTVRNAGSVNWIDLSIKDAIKKRYILGPKIITAGKIISITTAGAEYFEGLYEEVDGPEGFRHAARIQLKKGAELIKVMATGAIMNPGSVPGAVQADEDEIRAVVKEARKLNKRVAAHAHAAEGIKNAVKAGVNTIEHGTFADEEAHDLMLSEDVYLIPTLSPGYYMDKYGSAGGIAPHMLKMIKKRRQTRIEALQRAIEKGVKVACGSDAGTPYNYHKNNNIEARLFVRLGLMTSAEALTANTKYSADACGLLDEIGTIKEGKRADIIVVKGNPVKDIQLLADENNVQVVIKEGEIVKNLI, from the coding sequence ATGATGATGAATATTTTGGTGGGAGGGAAAATTTTTGATGGTGAAGATGGACTGATAAAAGATAATGAGATAATAATAACTAGAAACAATAAAATATTTAAAATCATTAAAAAGAAAATTGATATAGAAGGGCTGAAGAAAGTATACCCACATGGAAACTTTATATTTTTGGATGACAAAAATGTAATAATGCCCGGACTTATTGACTGTCATGTTCATGTAGGTTTAGAAGGTTTGCCAAATACATATGAAGAAAATTTGGTGGATGATAAACTTCGAACTGTTAAAGCCGCCTCCGATATGGAAAAAACTTTGATGGCTGGATATACTACTGTTAGAAATGCCGGCAGCGTAAACTGGATAGATTTAAGTATTAAAGATGCGATTAAAAAGAGGTATATCCTAGGGCCCAAAATTATTACTGCTGGCAAAATAATATCTATTACAACTGCTGGAGCAGAATATTTTGAAGGCCTATATGAAGAAGTTGATGGCCCTGAAGGTTTTAGACATGCTGCAAGAATACAACTCAAAAAAGGTGCCGAATTAATAAAAGTGATGGCTACCGGAGCGATAATGAATCCAGGTAGTGTACCTGGTGCTGTTCAGGCTGACGAAGATGAGATAAGAGCTGTTGTTAAAGAGGCTAGAAAATTAAATAAACGTGTTGCAGCCCACGCCCATGCTGCTGAAGGTATTAAAAATGCGGTTAAGGCTGGAGTTAATACAATAGAGCACGGTACCTTTGCTGATGAAGAAGCCCATGACTTAATGTTAAGTGAAGATGTATATTTAATACCGACATTGTCACCGGGGTATTATATGGATAAATATGGCTCGGCGGGTGGAATTGCTCCTCATATGTTAAAGATGATTAAAAAAAGAAGACAAACACGCATTGAGGCTTTGCAAAGAGCTATAGAAAAAGGCGTAAAAGTGGCCTGCGGTTCTGATGCTGGTACACCTTATAACTATCACAAAAATAATAACATTGAAGCGCGTCTTTTTGTAAGGTTAGGGCTTATGACTAGCGCTGAGGCGTTAACTGCTAATACAAAGTATTCTGCTGATGCCTGTGGGTTACTTGACGAAATAGGAACAATCAAAGAAGGGAAAAGGGCAGATATCATAGTTGTTAAGGGAAATCCAGTAAAAGATATTCAGTTACTAGCAGATGAGAATAATGTTCAGGTGGTTATTAAAGAAGGTGAAATTGTTAAGAATTTGATTTAA
- the htpG gene encoding molecular chaperone HtpG, whose translation MATKEFQAETKRLLDIVINSIYSNKEIFLRELISNSSDAIDKLYYKSLADDTVTFNKDDYYIKITSDKENRLLKVSDTGIGMTKEELEDNLGVIARSGSLDFKQDIEVKDGHDIIGQFGVGFYSAFMVADAVTIISKAYGSDEAYKWESTGVEGYTITPCEKDSVGTDVILKLKESSEDNDYDQFLDEHRIKSIVKKYSDFIRYPIKMDMPKTKPKEENEEEYEEYIEEETVNSMVPIWDRNKNELTEEDYNNFYRERHYGFDNPIKHIHINAEGTVSFKAVLFIPEKPPFDFYTTEYEKGLELYSNGVLIMNKCPELLPDYFSFVKGVVDSEDVSLNISREMLQQDRQLQLIAKNIKNKIKKELKTLMDNDREKYETFFSSFGRQLKFGIQSDFGQNKEDLEDLLLFYSSKENKMVSLDEYLSRMSEDQEYIYYATGESVDRIDKLPQTEFVKDKGYEILYLTEDVDEFAIKMMGTYQDKEFKSVSSKDLGIDSEEEESKEETEKEHKEMFDKMNEILSDKIKAVRASERLKNHPVCLANEGEISIEMEKILKSMPNNQNVEAEKVLEINVNHEVFDSLKEAYEQDEDKFKLYTDLLYNQACLIEGLPVEDPVEYTNNICKIMK comes from the coding sequence TTGGCTACAAAAGAATTTCAGGCGGAGACGAAAAGGCTATTGGATATAGTGATTAACTCGATTTATTCAAATAAAGAGATTTTTCTGAGAGAGTTAATTTCTAACTCTAGTGATGCAATTGACAAGTTATATTATAAGTCTTTGGCAGATGATACGGTAACTTTTAACAAAGACGATTATTACATTAAGATAACTTCGGATAAAGAGAATAGACTTCTTAAAGTCTCTGATACAGGAATTGGTATGACAAAAGAAGAACTAGAAGATAATCTGGGGGTTATTGCTAGGAGTGGTTCTCTTGACTTTAAGCAGGATATAGAAGTAAAAGACGGGCATGATATAATCGGTCAGTTTGGAGTTGGATTTTATTCTGCATTTATGGTAGCTGATGCAGTTACTATTATAAGTAAGGCCTATGGAAGTGATGAAGCTTATAAATGGGAATCTACTGGTGTTGAAGGTTATACCATTACCCCCTGTGAAAAGGATTCAGTTGGTACAGATGTTATCTTAAAACTTAAAGAAAGTAGTGAAGATAATGATTATGATCAATTCCTTGATGAACACAGGATAAAATCTATTGTTAAGAAGTATTCTGATTTTATTAGATACCCTATCAAAATGGATATGCCAAAAACCAAACCTAAAGAGGAAAACGAAGAGGAATATGAAGAGTATATAGAGGAAGAAACAGTTAACAGCATGGTTCCTATCTGGGATAGGAATAAGAACGAGCTGACAGAGGAAGATTACAATAACTTTTATAGAGAAAGGCACTACGGATTTGATAACCCTATAAAGCACATTCATATTAACGCTGAAGGAACAGTGAGCTTTAAGGCTGTCTTATTCATCCCAGAAAAGCCTCCATTTGATTTTTATACCACAGAATATGAAAAGGGGCTAGAGCTTTACTCTAACGGTGTTTTGATCATGAACAAATGCCCTGAACTTTTGCCTGATTATTTTAGCTTTGTAAAAGGTGTAGTGGATTCAGAGGATGTGTCTCTAAATATTTCAAGAGAAATGTTACAGCAAGATCGCCAACTTCAATTAATTGCAAAGAATATCAAAAACAAAATTAAAAAAGAATTAAAAACACTGATGGATAATGACCGAGAAAAATACGAAACGTTTTTTAGTTCCTTTGGAAGACAACTAAAATTTGGAATACAAAGTGATTTTGGACAAAACAAAGAAGACTTAGAGGATTTACTTTTATTTTATTCCTCAAAAGAGAATAAAATGGTTTCCCTTGATGAGTATTTGTCGAGAATGAGTGAAGATCAGGAGTATATCTACTATGCTACAGGAGAATCCGTAGATAGGATAGATAAACTTCCACAAACTGAATTTGTAAAAGATAAAGGTTATGAAATACTCTATCTAACTGAAGATGTAGACGAGTTTGCTATTAAGATGATGGGCACATACCAGGACAAAGAATTTAAGTCGGTTTCAAGTAAAGATCTTGGTATAGATTCAGAGGAAGAAGAATCTAAAGAAGAAACCGAAAAAGAACATAAAGAAATGTTTGATAAAATGAACGAAATCCTATCAGATAAAATAAAAGCTGTAAGAGCATCTGAACGACTAAAAAACCATCCGGTTTGTTTAGCAAACGAAGGTGAAATATCAATCGAGATGGAAAAAATACTAAAGTCCATGCCTAATAACCAAAACGTAGAGGCAGAAAAGGTCTTAGAGATCAATGTTAATCATGAAGTTTTTGATTCTCTAAAAGAAGCTTATGAACAGGATGAAGATAAATTTAAGCTTTATACCGATCTATTATACAATCAAGCCTGTCTAATAGAGGGATTACCTGTAGAAGATCCAGTAGAGTATACAAATAACATATGTAAGATAATGAAATGA
- a CDS encoding NAD(P)H-dependent flavin oxidoreductase, whose protein sequence is MELPSLNIGELQAKVPIIQGAMGIGVSLSNLAAAVANEGGVGVISGVQIGFDEPDFKENTESANVRALKNHIKKAKQLSHDGLLGVNLMTVISNYKEMAKAAVEEKIDLIFSGAGLPKNLPEMVKGSKTKISPIVSSGKAASLIAKIWDKKYDYTPDMVVVEGPKAGGHLGFHVDQLQQNHMPSLDKIVMEVIEVLKPYAKKYNKSIPVIAAGGVFTGHDISRAIEMGASGVQMGTRFVATEECDANLKFKEAYINSVQNSIQLIKSPVGLPGRAINNNFIKKLETEKVPIKNCYNCLKACKPKEADYCISNALIDSVQGNVDDGLIFAGSNAYRINKMTTVKELMSELAAEAAVPNEIRSATY, encoded by the coding sequence ATGGAATTACCTTCGCTAAACATTGGAGAACTACAGGCTAAAGTACCAATAATTCAAGGGGCGATGGGGATTGGGGTTTCGTTATCAAATTTGGCAGCAGCAGTAGCAAATGAAGGAGGAGTAGGGGTTATATCAGGGGTCCAGATAGGCTTTGATGAGCCAGATTTTAAAGAAAATACTGAAAGTGCCAATGTTAGGGCATTAAAAAATCATATAAAAAAGGCAAAACAATTGAGTCATGACGGACTTCTAGGTGTAAACTTGATGACTGTCATAAGTAATTACAAAGAAATGGCAAAAGCAGCTGTTGAGGAGAAAATAGATTTAATCTTTTCAGGTGCGGGGTTACCAAAAAATTTACCTGAAATGGTAAAGGGGTCGAAAACCAAAATATCCCCTATAGTCTCATCTGGTAAGGCAGCTTCTTTAATAGCCAAAATTTGGGACAAAAAGTACGATTATACACCGGACATGGTTGTTGTTGAAGGTCCTAAAGCAGGAGGACATTTGGGATTTCATGTGGATCAATTACAACAAAATCATATGCCAAGCCTGGACAAAATAGTTATGGAAGTTATTGAAGTGCTAAAACCATATGCCAAAAAGTATAACAAATCTATTCCAGTAATTGCAGCTGGCGGGGTTTTTACTGGGCATGACATTTCTAGAGCTATTGAGATGGGGGCAAGTGGAGTACAGATGGGTACAAGATTCGTTGCGACAGAAGAGTGTGATGCTAACTTAAAGTTCAAAGAAGCATATATAAATTCCGTCCAAAACAGTATACAGCTGATAAAAAGTCCTGTAGGTCTGCCAGGAAGAGCGATTAATAATAATTTTATTAAAAAACTAGAAACAGAAAAAGTACCAATAAAAAACTGTTACAATTGCTTGAAAGCTTGTAAACCAAAAGAAGCTGATTACTGTATATCAAATGCGTTGATAGATTCAGTTCAAGGCAACGTAGATGATGGTTTGATATTTGCTGGTAGTAATGCTTATAGGATAAATAAGATGACTACCGTCAAGGAATTGATGTCAGAGCTAGCTGCTGAAGCAGCAGTACCGAATGAAATTAGATCTGCTACGTACTGA
- a CDS encoding InlB B-repeat-containing protein: MNIVKSRKVMFALKIIVITIIFSFSSVLSAPSSIETLEDGSNETINKSFPSLTPYIMGSLGYRYSFIPYSFISSLVPSQLNHFFNYYHSCSSLKIPVGTVISEEKPRSIRNKRTARKHNPYIAKITEVKDKNSLKNALNDIDVKIISFKEDIGNDDFTVSVSSQTVEGNGKILNGDFTIEADDITIKNLNVLGNLRDNGTGNTMENISVNSNSPGGNVILAGNNGTVKDTVIQNDLTLQGSNNKINNSSVGRNVIITGNGNDYRSDNVIGTFLYSVNGQTFPEQTGLIVKGPGLFEESELVTIKAKPKEGFEFSKWNSDGVFFSDNFSLASTFEMPDKPVTITAIFQETVQETEEEVEEEEKEEYVPITLSISGKVVDQKTSNGIQGALIYIENANGSNIETITKEDGTYYVSGLNPGTYTIKAVAEDYSKFFETHENLDKDIYVEIDLEKVINHQYYDLVLTINGQGQANLEAGILHTYKNGEEIALLATPLKGWKFDGWQGDLESDELEVIVTMDETKHITANFVRQEYTVVFKDYDNTELKAKKVKHGDNAIPPPLPNRKGYVFYRWEPSDLTNITQDMIITAEYKEVIVKNIVISSPPNKTVYIEGENLQLDGLTVILNKTDDSTEVVEFWEFDTKGIATDLADGTPLIRGIKELIITHPESDRTTAQDIVVIPVHKVNFDTEGEGGLIEASINGTTINSGDVIAEGSTIIFTASPDAGLQAAHWTINDEVSDEIGDVLTIKELDSDLIVKVGFDVELIPIATADELKQIESYSENTFGYGTSYQRQYRGGYHKNYFLVNDIDLNQINFEPIGYESGNGFTEFSGTFDGRGYKIHNGTIDFPKDNYIGLFASTSADAVIENIGLENIDIKGWQYVGSLAGQNTGSVKHSYSANYVETTYTSNRDPGYIGGLVGANDGVIKKSYNTGAVTGHIRHVGGLVGDNNGTIKECYNTGALTGDTFLGGLSGRNEGRIEDSYNTGSVTGGGAWTIAAGGLVGDNSNFVVKNSYSTGRVIGPGGLIGGSGDDPTIINSYWDKGTSGKIDGTNGEGKETSEMLKQETFIGWGFSDIWGIKEGKTYPYLKNNPQNPLPKPPPS; this comes from the coding sequence GTGAACATAGTAAAATCTAGAAAAGTAATGTTTGCTTTAAAAATCATAGTTATAACCATAATTTTTAGTTTTTCATCAGTGCTTTCGGCACCGTCTTCTATTGAGACTTTAGAAGATGGCAGCAATGAAACCATCAATAAAAGTTTTCCTTCTTTAACCCCTTACATAATGGGCTCTTTAGGGTACCGTTATTCTTTTATCCCCTATTCATTTATAAGTTCGTTAGTTCCTTCCCAGTTAAATCATTTCTTCAATTATTATCATAGCTGTTCCTCTTTGAAAATTCCTGTCGGTACTGTAATATCTGAAGAAAAACCAAGGTCTATTAGGAACAAAAGAACTGCCAGGAAACATAACCCTTACATTGCCAAAATAACAGAAGTAAAAGATAAAAATTCACTAAAGAATGCTTTAAATGACATTGATGTCAAGATTATAAGCTTTAAAGAAGATATAGGCAATGATGACTTTACAGTATCTGTTAGTTCTCAGACTGTTGAAGGAAATGGCAAAATACTTAACGGTGATTTTACAATAGAAGCAGATGACATCACCATAAAAAACTTAAACGTTTTAGGCAACTTAAGGGATAATGGCACCGGCAACACGATGGAAAATATTAGTGTTAATTCCAATAGTCCAGGCGGTAATGTAATCTTAGCCGGAAATAACGGTACAGTTAAGGACACCGTTATTCAAAATGACCTAACTTTACAGGGAAGTAATAACAAAATTAACAATTCAAGCGTTGGGAGAAATGTGATAATAACTGGAAATGGTAACGACTATAGAAGTGATAATGTCATAGGCACATTTTTGTATTCAGTAAATGGACAGACCTTCCCGGAACAAACAGGCTTAATAGTCAAAGGTCCTGGATTATTTGAAGAAAGCGAGCTAGTAACAATTAAAGCAAAACCCAAAGAAGGCTTTGAGTTTTCAAAGTGGAATTCTGACGGTGTCTTTTTTAGTGATAATTTTTCACTAGCTTCGACTTTTGAAATGCCAGATAAGCCTGTAACAATAACGGCAATTTTCCAAGAAACAGTTCAAGAGACAGAAGAAGAAGTTGAAGAAGAAGAAAAAGAGGAATACGTGCCAATCACTTTAAGCATTAGTGGAAAAGTTGTAGATCAGAAAACAAGCAATGGCATTCAAGGTGCCCTCATCTACATTGAAAATGCTAATGGGTCTAATATCGAAACAATAACAAAGGAAGATGGAACTTATTATGTATCAGGGTTAAACCCTGGTACTTACACGATAAAAGCTGTTGCAGAGGATTATAGCAAATTTTTTGAAACTCATGAAAACCTTGACAAAGATATTTATGTAGAGATAGATTTAGAAAAAGTTATTAATCATCAGTATTATGATCTGGTTCTAACAATTAACGGACAAGGCCAAGCCAACCTAGAAGCGGGAATATTACATACCTATAAAAATGGTGAAGAGATAGCGCTTTTGGCTACCCCTCTAAAAGGTTGGAAGTTTGACGGCTGGCAGGGTGATTTGGAAAGTGATGAGTTAGAAGTAATAGTTACAATGGATGAAACTAAACACATAACAGCAAACTTCGTTAGACAGGAATACACTGTTGTCTTTAAAGATTATGATAATACAGAACTCAAAGCAAAAAAGGTAAAACATGGAGATAATGCTATTCCACCACCTCTACCTAATCGAAAAGGGTATGTGTTTTATAGGTGGGAACCTTCTGACTTAACTAACATTACCCAAGATATGATAATCACCGCCGAGTATAAAGAAGTAATTGTGAAAAATATAGTAATTTCCTCTCCTCCAAACAAAACTGTCTACATTGAAGGAGAAAATCTTCAGTTAGATGGCCTAACAGTAATTTTAAACAAGACTGATGACAGTACAGAGGTGGTTGAGTTTTGGGAGTTTGACACAAAAGGTATAGCAACGGATTTGGCTGATGGCACACCACTTATTAGGGGAATAAAAGAATTAATCATCACCCACCCAGAAAGTGACAGAACCACAGCTCAGGATATTGTTGTAATTCCCGTCCATAAGGTGAACTTTGATACTGAAGGTGAAGGAGGTTTAATAGAAGCTAGCATAAACGGTACAACAATTAATTCTGGCGATGTTATAGCAGAAGGCAGCACTATTATTTTCACTGCATCTCCTGATGCCGGACTTCAAGCCGCCCACTGGACTATAAATGATGAAGTAAGCGATGAAATAGGGGATGTTTTAACCATTAAAGAGCTCGACTCAGACCTGATTGTAAAAGTTGGCTTTGATGTAGAATTAATCCCCATCGCCACCGCAGATGAGCTAAAACAAATTGAAAGCTACAGTGAAAACACTTTCGGCTATGGCACAAGCTATCAACGCCAGTACAGGGGAGGATATCACAAAAACTATTTCCTGGTAAACGATATCGACCTAAACCAAATAAATTTTGAACCCATTGGATATGAAAGTGGGAATGGTTTTACAGAGTTTAGCGGGACCTTTGATGGAAGAGGATACAAAATTCATAATGGCACAATTGATTTTCCGAAGGATAATTATATAGGTTTATTTGCCTCAACATCCGCAGATGCAGTAATTGAAAATATTGGATTAGAAAACATCGACATAAAGGGCTGGCAGTACGTAGGAAGCCTAGCTGGACAAAACACTGGATCAGTCAAACACAGCTATAGTGCAAACTATGTAGAAACCACTTATACAAGTAATCGTGATCCTGGTTACATAGGAGGGCTAGTTGGCGCAAACGACGGAGTTATTAAAAAAAGTTACAACACTGGTGCTGTGACAGGTCATATTAGACATGTGGGAGGACTAGTTGGTGACAATAACGGTACTATCAAAGAATGTTATAACACCGGGGCATTAACAGGTGATACCTTTCTTGGAGGCCTATCAGGACGTAACGAGGGTAGAATAGAAGATAGCTACAACACAGGTTCTGTAACTGGAGGTGGTGCTTGGACTATTGCTGCCGGAGGACTTGTAGGGGATAACAGTAATTTCGTTGTCAAAAATAGTTATAGTACAGGTCGTGTGATAGGTCCCGGCGGTCTAATTGGAGGTAGCGGCGATGATCCAACAATCATAAACAGCTACTGGGACAAAGGTACTTCAGGTAAGATAGACGGCACTAACGGAGAGGGCAAAGAAACTTCGGAAATGCTAAAACAGGAAACATTTATAGGGTGGGGCTTTAGTGATATATGGGGTATCAAAGAAGGCAAGACATATCCATACCTAAAGAACAACCCACAAAATCCACTGCCAAAACCACCTCCAAGTTAA
- a CDS encoding GTPase: MSANLTPQYKEAEEKYRKASTPEDKMEALQKMLKEIPKHKGTEKLQADIKKRISRLREDEEKKKKSSKSTYNPFKIDKQGAGQVVLVGYPNTGKSSLITSLTRAKAEIADYPYTTSLPIAGMMPYEDTWVQLVDTPPIMLGSTPSELVNTIRSADAILIVIDASSDDCLEQIDGSLELLLDKSIIDLSKEGEIVAPIPFLVLAMKTDLEQAKENLELLRDYKPDLRILEASASGEGLEELKEELFRILQVIRVYGKPAGKPADRDNPFILRKGSTVLDFAEAIHKDIPQKLKSALVWGSARFDGQAVAKDHVLEDRDIVELQS, translated from the coding sequence ATGTCTGCTAATCTTACACCCCAGTATAAAGAAGCTGAAGAAAAATACCGAAAGGCAAGTACACCTGAAGATAAAATGGAAGCCCTTCAAAAGATGTTAAAAGAGATCCCCAAGCACAAGGGCACAGAAAAACTTCAAGCTGATATAAAAAAGAGGATATCTCGCCTCCGGGAAGATGAAGAAAAGAAAAAGAAGTCCTCTAAAAGTACTTATAATCCTTTTAAAATTGATAAACAAGGGGCCGGGCAGGTTGTTTTAGTTGGATATCCTAATACTGGAAAGTCATCTCTTATCACATCTTTGACCCGAGCGAAAGCTGAGATTGCCGACTATCCATATACTACCTCTCTTCCTATTGCCGGTATGATGCCCTACGAAGATACATGGGTTCAATTGGTAGATACACCACCTATCATGCTAGGAAGTACTCCTTCAGAACTAGTTAATACAATTAGAAGTGCCGATGCGATTTTAATCGTAATTGATGCCTCTTCAGACGATTGCCTAGAACAAATAGATGGATCCCTGGAGTTACTTCTAGACAAAAGTATTATTGATTTATCCAAGGAAGGTGAAATAGTTGCTCCTATTCCTTTCCTTGTGCTAGCTATGAAAACAGACCTTGAACAAGCTAAGGAAAACTTAGAGCTATTAAGGGACTACAAGCCTGACTTAAGAATTCTTGAAGCTTCTGCTAGCGGGGAAGGGCTTGAGGAACTAAAAGAAGAGCTTTTCAGGATTCTGCAAGTCATCAGGGTTTATGGTAAGCCTGCCGGCAAACCAGCCGATAGGGATAACCCCTTCATACTGAGAAAAGGAAGCACCGTTTTGGATTTTGCTGAAGCAATACACAAGGATATTCCTCAAAAATTAAAAAGTGCTCTGGTCTGGGGTTCTGCCCGGTTCGATGGACAGGCAGTGGCTAAGGACCATGTCTTAGAGGATCGAGATATAGTAGAACTGCAGTCGTAA
- a CDS encoding phosphate acyltransferase encodes MRKLVSFEDFLEEASELPPLKTALLAPENEEVVTGVKRAVLNKIIEPVFIGNKDKIQLAAQKINFDISKFKIHEIEERMEIARKGIELYYKGEVSLACKGQIPTAYIYKAIIRKEKELQLNNRIAVYSVWDLKNPEQLVLLTDTGVNIYPDWQAKTEVLKKAVNFMKSLGYKDLKVLALSAAREINKEVSSMNDIEKIKEVFDREQVPCRFKHGKNLQPFLDTTSQDSFPDIILVPNLETGNITVKLDFLLDIERYSAVISSKGPVIVPSRSDNAEKIYRQLGFGAVISNRLHRQQESSKRSEVY; translated from the coding sequence ATGAGAAAGTTGGTCAGCTTTGAAGATTTTCTAGAGGAAGCTTCAGAACTTCCCCCTTTAAAGACGGCCTTGTTGGCTCCTGAAAATGAAGAGGTAGTGACAGGGGTGAAAAGAGCAGTTTTGAATAAAATTATCGAACCGGTTTTTATTGGTAACAAAGACAAAATACAATTAGCTGCCCAAAAAATAAACTTTGATATTAGTAAATTTAAAATTCATGAAATAGAAGAAAGAATGGAAATAGCAAGAAAAGGTATAGAACTTTATTATAAAGGTGAAGTTTCCCTGGCTTGTAAAGGGCAAATTCCTACAGCGTACATTTATAAAGCAATAATCAGAAAAGAAAAAGAGCTTCAATTAAATAATCGGATTGCAGTTTATTCTGTCTGGGATTTAAAAAATCCAGAACAGCTTGTATTGTTAACAGATACAGGGGTAAATATTTATCCTGATTGGCAGGCAAAAACAGAAGTATTAAAAAAAGCTGTAAATTTTATGAAGTCACTAGGTTATAAAGATTTAAAAGTTCTTGCATTAAGCGCTGCCAGGGAAATAAATAAAGAGGTTAGCTCGATGAATGATATCGAAAAAATTAAAGAAGTTTTCGATAGAGAACAGGTTCCTTGTCGATTTAAACATGGTAAAAATTTGCAACCCTTCTTAGATACTACTTCACAAGATAGTTTTCCGGATATCATTTTAGTACCAAATTTAGAAACTGGAAATATAACAGTTAAGCTTGATTTTCTTTTGGATATTGAAAGATATTCTGCAGTAATTTCTTCTAAAGGGCCTGTTATAGTGCCTTCTCGCTCTGATAATGCCGAAAAAATATACAGGCAGCTTGGTTTTGGAGCAGTGATTTCTAATCGGCTCCACCGTCAGCAGGAATCAAGTAAAAGGAGTGAAGTATATTGA